The sequence TTGCACCCCGTTGCGCACTCATCCAGTCACCGCTCATCATGAAGATCGACGAAATCGACGCATACGTCACCGTCATTCGCTGCCAATCGCTACAACAGGCGGCACTCTCTCTCGGCCTCACACAACCGGCCATCACGCGCCGCCTGCAAAATTTCGAAGAGGCGCTCGGCGTCGAACTGCTCGACCGCAATACGCGCCCGCTCAAGGCGACAGCAACGGGCCGCATCGTCTACGAACAATGCCGCGTGATCCAGCGCGAACTGGATGTGCTGCGCGAGATCGTCGCTACCGACACGCCCCCGGTCGGCACACTGCGCCTCGGCGTCGCGCAGACGATTGCCGATATCGCACTCACTGATGCGATGCGTGGTCTCAAGGCGGCCTATCCTGATCTGCAAGCGCGTGCATCGACCGGCTGGGGCAGTCAGCTACTACAACGCGTCGAGCAGGGCGAACTCGACGCCGCCGCGGTCCTGCTGCCCAGCAACAAGACCTTCGCCGAGACGTTGTCGGCGCACTCGCTTGGCCGCATCAAACTGGTGGTTGTCGCGCAAAAGGGTATGTTGAAAAAGCGCGCGCATACGCTGGCGGAATGTCAGTCGATCGGGTGGGTATTAAATCCGGATGGTTGCGGCTTTCGCGACGGCCTGCAACGCGCGCTGACTGGCTTGGGGCTTGCGCTTAAGCTGAATCTCGAAACGCTCGGCACTGAACTGCAATTGCAACTGGTTGCTGACGGCAACGGCCTGGGACT comes from Burkholderia sp. GAS332 and encodes:
- a CDS encoding transcriptional regulator, LysR family → MRIFLNGTACAHIDTGIIERTNLAPRCALIQSPLIMKIDEIDAYVTVIRCQSLQQAALSLGLTQPAITRRLQNFEEALGVELLDRNTRPLKATATGRIVYEQCRVIQRELDVLREIVATDTPPVGTLRLGVAQTIADIALTDAMRGLKAAYPDLQARASTGWGSQLLQRVEQGELDAAAVLLPSNKTFAETLSAHSLGRIKLVVVAQKGMLKKRAHTLAECQSIGWVLNPDGCGFRDGLQRALTGLGLALKLNLETLGTELQLQLVADGNGLGLVPLPLLQASAHADALDIVSMSDFKPLIDIWLVHPRVLGKLQQPVDRFGAAIERQFKEARAQRAA